A segment of the Acidobacteriota bacterium genome:
ACGTACTCGAAGATGATGAAGACGTCGTCGCCACGCTCTTCGAGCTCGTAGACGGCCGCGACCGAGGGATGACTGAGGGCCGCAGCGGCGCGCGCCTCGGTCAAGAAACGCTTCCGCCGTTCCGGGTCGCGAGCAAACTCCGGCGACAGGGTCTTGAGCGCGACCTGGCGTCCCAGGCGGACATCTTCGGCGAGGTAGACCACGCCCATGCCACCCTCGCCTAGTTTCGCGAGGATGCGGTAGTCACCGAGAAGCGCGCCGATCACGGGCCCTGAAGCTGCCATAGGCGGCGGATGTTAGCAGCGTTCACGCCGCAAGCGGAAGATTTTTGGAGGTTCTCGCCGCGCGGACGCGATCGCCTAGGCGACCCGCGGCAGGAAGAGCGCGGCGCTGTGGATGATGGCGCGCTGCTCGCGGCTGAGGGAGAGGAACTCGAAGCCGTAGCTGTATCCTTCGCGGGTGCGGACCACCGCCTGCACCCGCACAGGCCGTAACAGCGGAGCGCCTTCGAAGACGACCGTCACCGCCTCGCCGATCGGCAAGTCAGCCACCATGATCCCGCCCAACCCGCTTTCGCTCAGCTCGCTGGAATGGCCGAGACGCGGTCTACTCTCGCCGATGCGATAGAGTTCCACCTTCAAGTCCACGCTGAAGCGACGGCGTAGCCGGCTTCGTAGGGCAGGTTGCGCGGCTGCACGATGGTGTACGGCGCTCCGTCAACGCGTGCTAGGCTTTGACTGTCGGAGACGAAAAATGCGAGCCGTCATACAGCGCGTTTCCCGGGCGAGAGTGACCGTAGGGGGTGAAACCACGGGCGAGATCGGCCGTGGCTTGCTCGTGTTGCTTGGCGTGGCCAAGACCGACACCGACACCGCGGCCGATCATCTGGCGGAGAAGATCGCCGGATTG
Coding sequences within it:
- a CDS encoding PilZ domain-containing protein, translating into MDLKVELYRIGESRPRLGHSSELSESGLGGIMVADLPIGEAVTVVFEGAPLLRPVRVQAVVRTREGYSYGFEFLSLSREQRAIIHSAALFLPRVA